GCCGGGGACCCGACATGGCAGAATTTTCGCTCCCGAAGAACTCCAAGGTGCAGCAGGGCCGGCACTTCCCGGCCACCGGCGCGACGCGCACGCGTACCTTCAAGGTCTACCGCTGGAATCCCGACGACGGCCGCAATCCGTCGACCGACACCTACGAGGTCGATCTCGACAAGTGCGGCCCGATGGTTCTCGACGCGCTGATCAAGATCAAGAACGAGATCGATCCGACGCTGGCGTTCCGGCGCTCGTGCCGCGAAGGCATCTGCGGTTCCTGCGCGATGAACATCGACGGCACGAATACGCTCGCCTGCACGCGGGCGATCGAAGACTGCAAGAAGGCGGAAGTGCCGATCTATCCGCTGCCCCACATGGAGGTGGTCAAGGATCTGGTGCCGGACCTGACGCACTTCTATGCGCAGTACGCCTCGATCCAGCCCTGGATCCGCACCCAGAGCGCGCCGCCGCCGGATCGCGAGCGGCTGCAGTCCAAGGAAGATCGCGCCAAGCTCGACGGCCTGTACGAGTGCATCCTGTGCGCCTGCTGCAGCACCAGCTGCCCGAGCTACTGGTGGAATGGCGAGCGTTACCTCGGTCCCGCCGTGCTGCTCCAGGCCTATCGCTGGATCATCGACAGTCGCGACGAGGACACCGGTGCGCGCCTGGACGATCTGGAGGATCCGTTTAAGCTCTACCGCTGCCACACCATCATGAACTGCGCGCGGACCTGCCCGAAGGGTCTCAATCCCGCCAGGGCGATCGGTGAGATCAAGCAGCTGATGCTGGCGCGCCGCGGCTGATCGAACCGGCAGGGAAGCGCGGTCTGCTCGACCGCGCGTTCATCGCGTCGTGCAAGCAGCGGGGTTTTCGCGCACCGGGAACGCAGCCCGGGAGTACGCCCGGGCTGTGGGCCACCGGGCGCTGGAAACGCGGGTTGCTGCCTCGCAGATCGGTCACATGCCTGGGCATGATCGGCACAGTCCGCCCGACGTGCCCGACACGGAGATCCGCATGATCCACGATGACGCTACCGAACTGCGCCGCCTGCGCTGGCGTAGCCGACGCGGCATGCGCGAGCTCGACCGGCTGTTCGAGCGATGGCTCGACCGCTGCTGGGCGACCTCCACCGACGCCGAGCGGGATGTTTTCCGACGGCTGCTGGATTGCGAGGACGATAGGCTCTGGAAGTGGTTCCTCGGCCATGAGCGTCCAGATGACGCAGAGCTCGACACCCTTGTCCAGTCGATCCGGCAGCTTCAGCCGGACTGAAGGCGCGCCGTTGCGGCTGCAGTGGCTGCCATCGCGCCTGCTCGGCTGTCTGATCGCGTTGATCGGCGTCTGCGCCTGCATCGCGCTGTGGCTGTCGGAGTTGTCGACGTCCGCCGCTGCACTCGCAACCCCTGTGGTGCTGGCCGCGACTCTCTGGAGAATCCACCGCCTGCGGCGCGAGTCGCCACGCGAGCTGGTCATCGATAGCGCAGGCCACATCCATCTCGATGGCGCGCGCATCGATGCGTTGGCGCTGGAGTGGCGTGGGCCCATCGCGGTGCTGCGCTGGAAGGAGCGCGGTCGCGCGCGCTGTCTTATCTGGTGGCCGGACACCCTGCCGCCGGGTTCCCGACGTGAACTCCGTCTGGCCGCGCCCGCAACCGTCACGCGACCGGCAACGGATTCGATGGCACCATAGCGACGCCCCGGGCGGGCGGATCCGTCGGTGGAGACGCCGCGGGTGCCGCGGCCCCCAAGACGGACGTCCATGCTCAGACCCATCCCCGCTGCCATCGGCCTGCGTTATCTCCGGGCCAAACGGCGCAACGGCTTCATTTCCTTCATTTCTCTGGCCTCCATCCTCGGCATCGCGATCGGCGTGACCGTGCTGATCACCACGCTTGCGGTGATGAGCGGTTTCCAGAAGGAAATCCGCGACCGCATGCTCGGCATGGTCGCGCACGCGACGATCAGCGCCGACGGCGACACGCTGTCGAACTGGCAGCGCGCCGTGGATGTCGCGCGCGAGGATGCGCGCGTCGCCGGCGCCGCGCCGTATGTCGACACCCAGGCATTGCTGCGCGGCCGTCGCAACGAGCCGGCCGCAGTGCGCGCGATCGTCCCCGAGGACGAGGCGCAGGTCTCGGACCTGGCGACCTCGATGGTCATCGGCAAGCTCGAGGACCTGCAGCCGGGCACCTTCAATATCGTGCTCGGCCGCGAACTCGCGCTGTGGCTCGGTGTGGGGGTCGGCGACAGCGTCATCGTCACCACCGATTTCCAGGTCACGCCGATGGGCGCGGTGCCGCAGCTCAAGCGCTTCACCGTCAGCGGTATCTTCGAAGCGGGTTACCAGGATTTCGACCGGCGGCTCGCGGTGGTCAATCTCAGCGACGCCCAGCGCCTGCTGCGGATCGGCGACGGGGTGACCGGCGTGCGCCTGAAACTGCACGACATGGATCGCGCCCAGCAGGTCACGCGCGATCTCGTGCACAGGCTGGGCGGCGTGTACCGCGTCAGCGACTGGAGCATCGAGAACGCCAACATGTTCCGCGCGCTCAAGCTCGAGAAAACCATGATCGGCATCCTGCTGTCGCTGATCATCGTCATGGGCTCGTTCAACCTCGTCGCTTCCCAGGTGAGCCTGGTGACCGACAAGCAGGCGGATATCGCGATCCTGCGCACGCTGGGCCTCACCCCCGGCGGTGTCATGCAGGTGTTCATGGTGCAGGGCACGATGATCGGCGTCATCGGCACCATCCTCGGCATCACCGGCGGACTGTTGCTGACCTTCAATCTCGAACACATCCTGCGTGCGATCGAGGGCGCGTTCGGCGTCGTGCTGATGCCCGAGGACGTCTATTACGTGACCGGCCTGCCGATCGACCTGCAGGTCAGCGACGTGGTGATGATCGCCAGCGTCGCGCTGCTGATGGCCTTCCTCGCCACCATCTATCCGGCGCTGCGCGCGGCGCGCACAGCCCCGGCGGAGGCGCTGCGCTATGAGTGACATGACCACTGCAACCACCAGCCCACCCGACACCGTGGTGCTGGCGGCCGAGGGTCTGGGCAAGACCTACGCCGAGGGCAAGCTGCACACGCCGGTGTTCGACGGGCTGGATTTCGCGGTGCGCGCCGGCGAGACGGTGGCGATTCTCGGTGCGTCCGGTGCCGGCAAGAGCACGCTGCTGCATCTGCTCGGCGGGCTGGACACACCGACAGCGGGCGAGGTGTTCGTGTCCGGGCAGAAGATGAGTGCGCTTTCGAACGCCGCGCGCGGCACGCTGCGCAACCGGTCGCTGGGCTTCGTCTACCAGTTCCATCACCTGCTGCCGGAGTTCACCGCGCTCGAGAACGTCATGCTGCCGGCGCTGCTCAACGGCGCCAGCGATGCGGATGCGACCAGACGCTCGCGCGATCTGCTCGAGACGGTCGGCCTCGGTCATCGCCTCGCGCACAAGCCGGGCGAACTGTCGGGCGGCGAGCGCCAGCGCGCCGCCGTAGCGCGGGCGCTGGTCAACGGGCCGGCCTGCGTCCTGGGCGACGAACCGACCGGCAACCTCGACGAGCGCACTGCGGCGACGGTATTCGAGCTGATGCTCGAGCTCAACCGCGCCCAGCACACCAGCTTGGTGCTGGTGACCCACGACCGGCGCCTGGCGCGCAAGCTCGACCGGGTCATGGAACTGCACGAGGGCAAGCTGCGCGAGGTCGCGAAGGAAGACGTCTGACGTTGTTCCGGAGCGCCGCTGGCTGCGATCCGCCAGTCGGCTGAGCGCAGCCGCCGCGCCTGCGTCGGCCTGCTGCAGCCGCCTATTCGCCGGGCTTGGCCGCCTGCGCCGGCCGCTGGGTCGCCGCGCGGCGCGACAGTACCGCCTCGCGATGGGCGATATAGCCGTTCGCTCCGAACACGATCGCCGCGCCGATCAGTGTCCACAGGTCGATGACCTCGCCGAACAGCCACCAGCCGAAGACCACGACGATCGGCAGCTGCACGAAGCTGATCGGCTGCAGCGCCGATACTTCGCCCAGGCGCAGGGCCCGTGTCCACAGCCACTGGCCCAGCGTGCCGAGCACGCCGGTGGCGATCAGCCACAGCCACACCGTGGGGCTGGGCCAGGTCCACTGGAACAGCGCCGGCACCAGCGACAGCGGCACCCACAGCAGGTATGTGTAGAAGACGACGGTGTCGGGCGGATCGAGCTTGGACAGCTGCTTCATCTGGATCGCCACCAGCGCCGCCAGCAGGGCGCCGAGCACCGGCACCAGCATCGCGGTGGAGAACGACACGCCGGGCCGCAGGATCACCAGCACGCCGATGAAGCCGGCGCTCACCGCCGCCCAACGCCGGGCGCGCACGATCTCGCCCAGCCACAGGACCGCGGCGATCGTCGCGAACAGCGGCGTGGCATACGACAGCGAAATAGCTTGCGAGAGCGGCAGATGTCCGATCGCCCAGAACGCGCACAGCATCGAGCCCAGTCCGACCACCGTGCGCACCGCATAGCGGCCCAGGTTGCGGGTGCGCGGCAGGCCCCGGCCGCTGTGCAGGATGATCGGCAGCAGGGCCAGAAGGCCGAAGAAATTGCGGAAGAACGCGACCCCGGTGGTCGGGATGGTGGCCGATGCGAAGCGGATCGTGATCGCCATCAGCGCGAACGCCGAGGTGCTGCCCAGCATCAGCAGCGCGGCCTGACCCTGCACGGTCGCCGGACGCCAGCGGAGCAGGGCGGCCAGGTTCACCACGCTGCCCCGATGATCCTCGGTTCCGGTTCCAGGGCTACGCCGAAGCGCATGTGGACCGAGGCGGCGATGCGCCTGGCCAGTGCCAGCAGTTCGGCGCCGCTGGCGCCACCGTGGTTGACCAGCACCAGTGCATGCCCTTCGGCGACACCGGCATCGCCGTCGCGCTTGCCCTTCCAGCCGCACTGGTCGATCAACCAGGCGGCCGAGAGCTTGCGCAGGCCCTCCTCGGCGGCGAAGACCGGAATCCCCGCCTGCGCGGCAACCAGCATCGCGGCCTGGGCCGCCGGCACGATCGGATTCTTGAAGAAGCTGCCGGCGTTGCCGGTCACCGCCGGGTCGGGCAGTTTGCTGCGGCGGATGTCGATGACCGCCTCGGCAACGTCGAGCGGGCGAGGATCGTCGATGCCGCGCGCGGCGAGCGTGTCGCGCAGTCCGGCGTAGTGCAGGACCGGCTGCGCGAAGCGGTGCAGGGCGAATTCGACGGCGGTGACGATCCAGCGTTGGGGCTGCTGCTTGAAGACGCTGTCGCGGTAACGGAAGCGGCAGGCGTCCGTATCGAGTCGTACGAAACTTCGCGTCTCGTGATCGAAGGCCTCGACCGCGACTACCCGCTCACCGACTTCGACGCCATAGGCGCCGATGTTCTGGATCGGCGCGGCGCCGACCGTGCCGGGGATCAGGGCGAGATTCTCGAGCCCGCCAAGTTCCTGCGCGAGCGTCCACAATACGAAGCCGTGCCAGTCGGCGCCCGCGGCCGCGCGTACCACGACCTCTTCGCCGTCATCGGAGATCACGCCGCGACGCGCATCGACGATCGTCA
The genomic region above belongs to Luteimonas chenhongjianii and contains:
- a CDS encoding succinate dehydrogenase iron-sulfur subunit; protein product: MAEFSLPKNSKVQQGRHFPATGATRTRTFKVYRWNPDDGRNPSTDTYEVDLDKCGPMVLDALIKIKNEIDPTLAFRRSCREGICGSCAMNIDGTNTLACTRAIEDCKKAEVPIYPLPHMEVVKDLVPDLTHFYAQYASIQPWIRTQSAPPPDRERLQSKEDRAKLDGLYECILCACCSTSCPSYWWNGERYLGPAVLLQAYRWIIDSRDEDTGARLDDLEDPFKLYRCHTIMNCARTCPKGLNPARAIGEIKQLMLARRG
- a CDS encoding succinate dehydrogenase assembly factor 2; protein product: MIHDDATELRRLRWRSRRGMRELDRLFERWLDRCWATSTDAERDVFRRLLDCEDDRLWKWFLGHERPDDAELDTLVQSIRQLQPD
- a CDS encoding lipoprotein-releasing ABC transporter permease subunit — protein: MLRPIPAAIGLRYLRAKRRNGFISFISLASILGIAIGVTVLITTLAVMSGFQKEIRDRMLGMVAHATISADGDTLSNWQRAVDVAREDARVAGAAPYVDTQALLRGRRNEPAAVRAIVPEDEAQVSDLATSMVIGKLEDLQPGTFNIVLGRELALWLGVGVGDSVIVTTDFQVTPMGAVPQLKRFTVSGIFEAGYQDFDRRLAVVNLSDAQRLLRIGDGVTGVRLKLHDMDRAQQVTRDLVHRLGGVYRVSDWSIENANMFRALKLEKTMIGILLSLIIVMGSFNLVASQVSLVTDKQADIAILRTLGLTPGGVMQVFMVQGTMIGVIGTILGITGGLLLTFNLEHILRAIEGAFGVVLMPEDVYYVTGLPIDLQVSDVVMIASVALLMAFLATIYPALRAARTAPAEALRYE
- the lolD gene encoding lipoprotein-releasing ABC transporter ATP-binding protein LolD; translation: MTTATTSPPDTVVLAAEGLGKTYAEGKLHTPVFDGLDFAVRAGETVAILGASGAGKSTLLHLLGGLDTPTAGEVFVSGQKMSALSNAARGTLRNRSLGFVYQFHHLLPEFTALENVMLPALLNGASDADATRRSRDLLETVGLGHRLAHKPGELSGGERQRAAVARALVNGPACVLGDEPTGNLDERTAATVFELMLELNRAQHTSLVLVTHDRRLARKLDRVMELHEGKLREVAKEDV
- a CDS encoding DMT family transporter, translating into MLGSTSAFALMAITIRFASATIPTTGVAFFRNFFGLLALLPIILHSGRGLPRTRNLGRYAVRTVVGLGSMLCAFWAIGHLPLSQAISLSYATPLFATIAAVLWLGEIVRARRWAAVSAGFIGVLVILRPGVSFSTAMLVPVLGALLAALVAIQMKQLSKLDPPDTVVFYTYLLWVPLSLVPALFQWTWPSPTVWLWLIATGVLGTLGQWLWTRALRLGEVSALQPISFVQLPIVVVFGWWLFGEVIDLWTLIGAAIVFGANGYIAHREAVLSRRAATQRPAQAAKPGE
- the murB gene encoding UDP-N-acetylmuramate dehydrogenase, which encodes MPDAFRLLQPADLRPRNTFGVPARARRLVEVSDAAALPRALALLGADARPLLIGGGSNLLFAGDAEDALTIVDARRGVISDDGEEVVVRAAAGADWHGFVLWTLAQELGGLENLALIPGTVGAAPIQNIGAYGVEVGERVVAVEAFDHETRSFVRLDTDACRFRYRDSVFKQQPQRWIVTAVEFALHRFAQPVLHYAGLRDTLAARGIDDPRPLDVAEAVIDIRRSKLPDPAVTGNAGSFFKNPIVPAAQAAMLVAAQAGIPVFAAEEGLRKLSAAWLIDQCGWKGKRDGDAGVAEGHALVLVNHGGASGAELLALARRIAASVHMRFGVALEPEPRIIGAAW